One Virgibacillus proomii DNA window includes the following coding sequences:
- a CDS encoding D-2-hydroxyacid dehydrogenase yields MTKRTLVINLKLEESLVRTIKQFLPDWNIVAANDSVLLTDDLKQAEIILHWSQKIEPLVLEENKNLKWLQTWTAGIDSLPLPELQQKGIYVTSANGVHAYPISETIFALILGLTRKIHTYVRQQLEKKWYHARLNLEIHHQTMGIIGVGAIGLETAKIAKAFGMQVLGVRHSGKATDYVDKMYKPDQLNVVLPQCDVVVITLPLTKETTYMFTKDQFKQMKDTAILINIGRGPIVKEDDLIQALRQHEIAGAGLDVFTTEPLPEDSPFWEMEQVIITPHTAGSTKHYDERVIKDIFLPNLKRYLQGEVPHMNLVDYEKGY; encoded by the coding sequence ATGACAAAGCGAACATTGGTAATCAATCTAAAGCTTGAAGAATCACTAGTACGTACGATAAAGCAATTTCTCCCAGACTGGAACATTGTCGCAGCTAATGATTCTGTTCTTTTAACTGACGATTTAAAACAAGCAGAAATTATTTTACACTGGAGTCAGAAGATCGAACCACTTGTACTTGAAGAAAATAAAAACTTAAAGTGGTTACAAACATGGACGGCAGGTATTGATTCCCTTCCACTACCGGAATTACAACAAAAAGGGATTTATGTTACTAGTGCTAACGGTGTACATGCTTATCCAATATCGGAGACGATTTTTGCACTCATATTAGGTTTAACTCGTAAAATTCATACATATGTTCGCCAGCAACTAGAGAAAAAATGGTATCATGCTCGTCTCAATCTAGAGATTCATCATCAAACAATGGGTATTATTGGTGTTGGAGCAATTGGACTGGAAACGGCCAAGATTGCGAAAGCTTTTGGTATGCAGGTGCTTGGTGTCCGCCATTCAGGAAAGGCCACCGATTATGTTGATAAAATGTACAAGCCAGATCAACTGAATGTAGTGCTCCCTCAATGTGATGTTGTTGTTATCACGTTACCATTAACAAAAGAAACGACCTATATGTTTACTAAAGATCAATTTAAACAAATGAAGGATACAGCTATTTTAATTAATATAGGTCGCGGTCCAATTGTAAAGGAAGATGATTTAATTCAAGCATTACGGCAACATGAAATTGCTGGTGCCGGTCTTGATGTGTTTACAACGGAGCCGCTTCCGGAGGATAGTCCGTTTTGGGAGATGGAGCAAGTCATTATTACCCCACATACGGCTGGATCAACGAAACATTATGATGAACGTGTTATAAAGGATATCTTTTTACCTAATTTAAAGCGATATCTTCAAGGAGAAGTACCACATATGAATCTAGTTGATTATGAGAAAGGATATTAA
- a CDS encoding PH domain-containing protein, producing MYETIQEPTEKISKKAIHVWRFSNIIGHFIFLVIITVLIVLDANYDWYNWVIYVLWALGGLGIISAIWSIGLEPVLLQRYWRYGVDEEYVQLKHGRWNMTHQVIPMTKVQYVSLEQGPILRKYGLYTISIGTMASSHEIPGIPEVQAKALRDKIASLAKIKEVEN from the coding sequence TTGTATGAAACAATACAGGAACCCACCGAAAAAATATCAAAAAAGGCTATTCATGTATGGCGATTTTCCAATATAATTGGTCATTTTATCTTTCTTGTTATCATTACCGTTTTAATTGTCTTAGATGCTAATTATGACTGGTATAATTGGGTGATTTATGTATTATGGGCCTTGGGAGGACTAGGAATTATTTCAGCGATTTGGAGTATTGGTTTAGAACCTGTTTTACTGCAAAGATATTGGCGATATGGGGTTGATGAAGAATATGTTCAATTAAAACATGGTAGATGGAATATGACGCATCAAGTAATTCCTATGACGAAAGTTCAATATGTCAGCTTAGAACAAGGACCGATATTACGAAAATATGGTCTATATACCATATCGATTGGAACGATGGCCTCTAGTCATGAAATCCCGGGAATACCAGAAGTTCAAGCTAAAGCACTGCGAGATAAAATTGCCAGCCTTGCAAAAATTAAGGAAGTGGAAAACTGA
- the cas5c gene encoding type I-C CRISPR-associated protein Cas5c: MRNGIEFEVSGNYALFTDPITKIGGEKLTYQVPTYQALKGIVESIYWKPTLLMIVDEVRIMNPIQMESKGIRPIEYNGGNTLANYTYLKNVRYQVRAHFEFNMNRPDLVYDRNEHKHHNILKRALKAGGRRDVFLGARECQAYVEPCVFGAGKGFYDEYAEIHFGTMVHGINYPDETGNNQMEVRLWSPVMKHGTITFPRPEDCKHIRPIKKMKPKQFNQANIQSAEELLQELTEEVSK; this comes from the coding sequence ATGCGAAATGGGATTGAGTTTGAAGTATCAGGGAATTACGCTCTTTTTACAGATCCAATTACAAAGATAGGAGGAGAGAAGTTAACCTATCAAGTTCCTACCTATCAAGCCTTAAAAGGTATTGTTGAATCGATTTATTGGAAACCGACGTTATTGATGATTGTCGATGAGGTGCGAATTATGAATCCAATTCAAATGGAGTCAAAAGGTATTCGTCCGATTGAATATAATGGTGGGAATACATTAGCAAACTATACCTATTTAAAAAATGTAAGATACCAGGTAAGGGCTCATTTTGAATTTAATATGAACCGTCCCGATTTGGTTTATGATAGAAACGAACATAAGCACCATAATATTTTAAAACGAGCCTTAAAAGCAGGAGGCAGACGAGATGTATTCCTGGGAGCCAGGGAATGTCAAGCATATGTTGAACCATGTGTTTTTGGAGCAGGGAAAGGATTTTACGATGAGTATGCGGAGATCCATTTTGGCACGATGGTTCATGGCATTAATTATCCCGATGAAACAGGAAATAATCAGATGGAAGTACGTCTCTGGAGTCCCGTTATGAAACATGGCACAATTACGTTTCCAAGGCCTGAGGATTGTAAGCATATACGACCAATAAAAAAAATGAAGCCAAAGCAGTTTAATCAAGCAAATATACAGTCAGCTGAGGAGCTGTTACAAGAATTGACAGAGGAGGTGAGTAAATGA
- a CDS encoding PH domain-containing protein produces the protein METGKRLHPMTMLVSFIRSLKDVFFIFLILFVINYSSDATWVKIGRVLFLLYLIYKIFAVILTWLRTTYLLTESSVEWKQGVFTRKQHHLPYDRVQNVQIETPFYLGMFSLTKLTLETGAENEEASFTFTVITKEEAERIEQILDHYKQQEVKEKTAEATDIEGETSDYKSNEKTIHFNPTKKDILKASVLSFSYLLLIPLLVSFFDNIDELYDLSNIAKEAYDFLVKSWVLLTTAIIAAIFIMVVFGLIQTYLRYGRYEISSDNERIYIRKGVLNEHHFSIRKRNVQAVHIEQSLLKRMLQIAEVKLISTGGIDTEDEVNSLYPFLPINRAYTIIEELLPGYEVKPNMERLPKKSLIARLCRIPWFWLIATATIMIFFPEWWAVSIILFILTYTARLLDFYFSGVLIHGELLQMRTGGFSLTTLITTREKIIEFNLMQNFITKPFDLANIEVTNRGKPIHVQSLEEIPMDMAKRAFVWYTARNPEIEKGA, from the coding sequence ATGGAGACAGGTAAACGATTGCATCCAATGACAATGCTCGTCTCATTTATTCGTTCTTTAAAAGACGTCTTTTTTATTTTTTTGATTTTATTTGTTATTAATTATTCATCTGATGCAACTTGGGTAAAGATTGGAAGGGTCCTTTTTTTGCTCTATCTTATATATAAAATCTTTGCTGTTATCCTAACGTGGTTACGCACTACATATCTATTAACAGAGAGCTCTGTTGAATGGAAGCAGGGTGTCTTTACACGAAAACAACATCATTTACCATACGATCGTGTACAAAATGTTCAAATAGAAACTCCTTTTTACTTGGGAATGTTTTCTCTAACCAAATTAACCTTGGAAACAGGTGCTGAAAATGAAGAAGCATCCTTTACTTTTACGGTTATTACAAAGGAAGAGGCTGAACGAATAGAACAAATACTCGATCATTATAAACAGCAAGAAGTTAAAGAAAAAACTGCCGAAGCTACGGATATTGAAGGGGAAACATCCGATTATAAATCAAACGAAAAAACAATTCACTTTAATCCTACCAAAAAGGATATCCTAAAAGCTTCGGTACTGTCATTTAGCTATTTATTACTAATCCCTTTACTTGTATCGTTCTTCGATAACATAGATGAATTATACGATCTTTCCAATATAGCCAAAGAAGCATATGACTTCCTAGTTAAATCCTGGGTACTGCTTACCACTGCAATTATTGCAGCAATCTTCATCATGGTAGTCTTTGGTCTCATCCAAACTTATTTGCGTTACGGACGCTATGAAATTTCTTCTGATAATGAAAGAATTTATATTCGGAAAGGCGTATTAAACGAACATCATTTTTCCATTCGCAAGCGAAATGTGCAAGCTGTGCATATTGAACAATCTTTATTAAAACGAATGCTGCAGATTGCTGAAGTAAAGTTAATTAGCACAGGGGGGATTGATACTGAAGATGAAGTAAACTCGTTGTATCCTTTCTTACCAATCAATCGGGCCTACACTATCATTGAAGAACTGCTGCCAGGATATGAAGTAAAACCAAATATGGAACGATTACCAAAAAAATCACTAATAGCACGGTTATGTCGAATACCATGGTTTTGGCTGATTGCGACAGCCACTATTATGATTTTCTTCCCTGAATGGTGGGCCGTATCAATTATTCTCTTTATCTTAACGTATACTGCAAGACTTCTCGATTTTTATTTTTCAGGCGTTTTAATACATGGTGAATTATTACAGATGCGGACAGGCGGCTTTTCACTTACAACATTAATTACTACAAGAGAGAAAATCATTGAATTTAATCTCATGCAAAACTTTATTACGAAACCATTTGATCTTGCCAACATTGAGGTCACAAATCGCGGAAAACCTATTCATGTACAATCACTAGAAGAAATTCCAATGGACATGGCAAAACGTGCTTTCGTGTGGTACACTGCCCGTAATCCAGAAATAGAAAAAGGAGCGTAA
- the cas2 gene encoding CRISPR-associated endonuclease Cas2 codes for MLVLVTYDVNTSSNGGNKRLRKVSKVCQNYGQRVQNSVFECIVDDTQFTALKIKLKDLIDEEKDSLRFYRLGNNYKTKVEHIGTKESVNLDEPLIF; via the coding sequence ATGTTAGTATTGGTTACATATGATGTGAATACTTCAAGTAATGGTGGGAACAAGCGGTTAAGAAAAGTCTCTAAGGTTTGTCAAAATTATGGGCAGCGAGTGCAAAACTCAGTATTTGAATGTATAGTTGACGATACCCAATTTACTGCTTTAAAAATTAAATTAAAGGATTTAATTGATGAAGAGAAGGATAGCTTACGATTTTATCGTTTAGGTAATAATTATAAAACAAAGGTAGAGCATATAGGTACAAAAGAATCAGTTAACTTAGATGAACCTCTAATCTTTTAG
- a CDS encoding transposase produces MSKIRRRFTDEFKSRIVKLYENGKPKKDIIKEYNLNPSTFNNWIKIYQKMGVCRRYKTGNPEKYELIELQKENQRLQLENYILKEAALILGRK; encoded by the coding sequence ATGTCAAAGATCAGAAGAAGATTTACAGATGAATTTAAATCTCGAATAGTTAAACTTTATGAAAACGGTAAACCTAAGAAGGATATTATTAAAGAATATAACCTAAACCCATCTACCTTTAATAATTGGATTAAAATTTATCAGAAAATGGGGGTTTGTAGGAGATATAAAACCGGGAACCCAGAAAAATATGAATTAATCGAACTTCAGAAAGAAAATCAACGTTTACAATTAGAAAATTATATATTAAAAGAAGCAGCATTGATTTTAGGAAGAAAATAG
- a CDS encoding SLAP domain-containing protein, which translates to MQRLIFESAWDKTIDVKDRQDIITAFEQAKQSGDNQLFIPLCSAINHRRDLLVSVIIQNDTDKILSLQHKTLMYKEGTKPIATQTFHDRRLTIPAKCSMPWTFIFPCSTLKKEPQLEDGHLQVVL; encoded by the coding sequence ATGCAGCGTTTAATCTTTGAATCTGCTTGGGATAAAACAATTGATGTCAAGGATCGGCAGGATATTATTACAGCTTTTGAACAGGCAAAGCAATCCGGGGATAATCAATTGTTTATACCACTCTGCAGCGCAATAAATCATCGCCGTGATTTATTAGTTTCAGTAATTATTCAAAATGATACGGATAAAATATTATCCTTACAACATAAAACATTAATGTATAAAGAAGGAACTAAGCCAATTGCTACCCAAACGTTTCATGATAGAAGATTGACGATTCCGGCTAAGTGTAGCATGCCATGGACATTTATCTTTCCATGTTCCACGTTAAAAAAAGAGCCACAGCTGGAAGATGGCCACTTGCAAGTAGTGTTATAA
- the cas8c gene encoding type I-C CRISPR-associated protein Cas8c/Csd1: protein MSWLYQLYETYESNLDRVGEVEKTSNQKNFTLLPVSHTTQNAHIEVTVTEDGEFHSAMVLDKVNTLIPCTEDSASRSGSKIAPYPLHDKLNYVAGDFVKYGGKIKKEEPFSYYIEQLKDWATSSYGHPKVKSIYKYLKKRQLIKDLVVDNVIFLDENNHLISKWHKKYEAIHGEKPKIFSVISDGQESAFIRFNVYSPDKRLTNVWDDKEVYKSFISYYNGQVAEEDICFVTGNMQASTQRHANKIRHAADKAKLISANDKTGFTFRGRFKKSEEAANISYDVSQKAHNALKWLIRRQGYMIDERVFLVWGNDKLNTLTPMMDTYSIHRDVVVKQAIRSNTLQHFANEVAKAFAGYKHDLSLKSNVNILILDSATTGRLAVLYYRNMNKELYLQRLEYWHSTCVWEHRYRKNDENQYIQFFGAPATKDIAFAAYGPRASDKIVKDFISRMIPCIVDNREIPLDIIRSAFYRASNPVAMEKWEWEKTLSIACALINKGEGLDVALDNEINDRDYLFGRLLALADVLERRALDQDETRATNAIRYMNSFSQHPARTWKTLQESLQPYQVRLGKKGNYLASLIDDVGSRLSIEDFNDKPLSGKYLLGFYSQRRDLYQKKKVENNNEENGK from the coding sequence ATGAGCTGGCTCTATCAACTATATGAAACCTATGAATCTAATTTAGATCGGGTAGGTGAGGTTGAGAAAACAAGTAATCAAAAAAATTTCACTTTATTACCCGTTTCTCATACAACGCAAAATGCACATATTGAGGTAACCGTTACAGAAGATGGGGAGTTTCATTCGGCAATGGTTCTTGATAAAGTAAATACATTAATTCCGTGTACAGAAGATTCTGCAAGTCGATCAGGATCAAAGATTGCTCCATATCCATTACATGATAAATTAAATTATGTTGCGGGGGATTTTGTAAAGTATGGAGGAAAAATAAAAAAAGAAGAGCCTTTTTCTTACTACATAGAACAATTAAAGGATTGGGCAACATCTTCTTACGGCCATCCAAAAGTAAAGAGTATTTATAAGTATCTAAAAAAGAGACAATTAATCAAAGATTTAGTTGTAGACAATGTTATTTTTTTGGATGAAAACAACCATCTCATTAGTAAATGGCATAAAAAATATGAAGCAATTCATGGGGAAAAACCGAAAATTTTCTCTGTTATTAGCGATGGACAAGAGAGTGCGTTTATTCGTTTTAATGTCTATTCTCCCGATAAGCGTTTAACAAATGTTTGGGATGATAAAGAAGTATATAAATCGTTTATTAGTTATTACAATGGACAAGTTGCTGAAGAAGATATTTGTTTTGTAACGGGAAATATGCAGGCAAGTACGCAAAGACATGCTAATAAAATAAGACATGCTGCTGATAAAGCAAAGCTAATATCCGCAAATGATAAAACTGGATTTACCTTCAGAGGAAGGTTCAAAAAAAGTGAGGAAGCGGCAAATATTAGCTATGATGTTTCGCAAAAAGCCCACAATGCCTTAAAATGGCTTATTCGTCGTCAAGGGTACATGATAGATGAACGCGTTTTTCTTGTATGGGGAAATGACAAGTTAAATACATTGACGCCAATGATGGATACCTACTCTATCCATCGGGATGTAGTTGTTAAACAAGCGATTAGATCAAATACGTTACAACATTTTGCAAATGAGGTTGCTAAAGCATTTGCAGGTTATAAACATGATTTATCGCTGAAATCAAATGTCAATATTTTGATCTTAGATTCAGCAACTACTGGTCGTTTAGCTGTTTTATATTATCGGAATATGAACAAAGAATTGTATTTACAAAGACTAGAATACTGGCATTCTACCTGTGTCTGGGAGCATCGGTATCGTAAAAATGATGAAAATCAATACATCCAATTTTTTGGAGCTCCAGCAACAAAAGATATTGCGTTTGCTGCTTATGGTCCGCGAGCCAGTGATAAGATTGTCAAAGACTTCATTTCGAGAATGATTCCATGCATTGTTGATAATCGGGAAATACCCCTAGATATTATCAGAAGTGCATTTTATCGTGCTTCTAACCCGGTGGCAATGGAAAAATGGGAGTGGGAAAAAACATTAAGCATAGCTTGTGCCTTAATTAATAAAGGGGAGGGATTAGATGTGGCTTTAGATAATGAAATTAATGATCGTGATTATTTATTTGGTCGTCTATTGGCGCTTGCAGATGTTTTAGAAAGAAGAGCACTTGACCAGGATGAAACACGAGCAACAAACGCAATTCGTTATATGAACTCATTTTCACAGCACCCAGCACGTACGTGGAAAACATTACAAGAAAGTTTACAACCGTATCAAGTTAGACTTGGGAAAAAGGGTAATTATTTAGCTAGTTTAATCGATGATGTTGGTTCACGATTATCCATTGAGGATTTTAATGATAAACCATTGTCAGGGAAATATTTATTGGGTTTTTACAGTCAACGCAGAGATTTATATCAAAAAAAGAAAGTAGAAAACAATAACGAGGAGAATGGGAAATGA
- the cas4 gene encoding CRISPR-associated protein Cas4, which translates to MENKDEEWLMLSGIQHFQFCRRQWALIHIEQQWEENVKTIEGQYLHQKADQPMIREKRGNKLIIRALPVKSNDLRMNGICDVVEFIQDTNGVEIHGEKGRYLPFPVEYKRGRPKKDDADILQLTAQAMCLEEMLVCEIDKGYMYYHEIKHRIEVPFTDYLRQRVIDITNEMHDYYQKRYTPRVKTGSFCKSCSLQHICLPKLMNKRSVKSYIEGKIAQ; encoded by the coding sequence ATGGAAAATAAAGATGAAGAATGGTTGATGCTTTCTGGCATTCAACATTTTCAATTTTGTCGACGGCAATGGGCGCTTATCCACATTGAACAGCAATGGGAAGAAAATGTAAAGACAATTGAAGGACAATATCTTCATCAGAAGGCTGATCAGCCAATGATACGGGAAAAACGAGGCAACAAACTGATTATTAGAGCACTGCCCGTTAAATCAAATGACTTGCGAATGAATGGCATTTGCGATGTCGTAGAGTTCATTCAAGATACCAATGGTGTAGAAATTCACGGGGAAAAAGGAAGATACCTTCCTTTTCCTGTAGAATATAAACGAGGAAGGCCAAAGAAAGACGATGCCGATATTTTACAGTTAACCGCACAAGCCATGTGCTTAGAAGAAATGCTAGTGTGTGAAATTGACAAAGGATATATGTACTATCATGAAATAAAACATAGAATAGAGGTACCTTTTACTGATTATCTCAGGCAAAGAGTCATAGATATAACCAATGAAATGCATGACTATTATCAAAAAAGATATACACCGAGAGTAAAGACAGGATCTTTTTGTAAAAGTTGCTCGCTTCAGCATATTTGTTTACCAAAATTGATGAATAAAAGGTCGGTAAAAAGTTATATCGAAGGGAAAATAGCACAATGA
- a CDS encoding formate/nitrite transporter family protein has translation MDLQPIDQAVNLALKKKHLLNTSFPKYILRAILSGLYVGIGLMLSFRLAEGFFDIQSPMSTIMSSIFFGIALVLIIYGGAELFTGNTMYFTMSTIRKQTTIKDTLKNWLACYSGNLIGGIIFALLVVGTGIYAVTEDSQFLMKYAAAKMDLNIWYLFFRGILCNLIVCLAVWIPMNIKGDGAKILVMMLLVFGFVASGFEHSVANMVTFSLALTAPHPETITLAGAIYNLIPVTLGNIIGGGFFVGGVYAYLASPAKQKSINFTADERKLG, from the coding sequence ATGGATCTTCAACCAATTGATCAAGCAGTTAATCTTGCTTTAAAAAAGAAACATTTATTAAATACGTCTTTCCCTAAATATATACTCCGTGCCATATTGTCAGGATTGTATGTAGGAATTGGCTTGATGTTATCATTTCGGTTAGCGGAAGGATTTTTTGATATTCAGTCACCGATGTCGACCATTATGTCTTCCATATTTTTTGGTATCGCCCTTGTTTTAATTATTTATGGGGGAGCCGAATTATTTACTGGAAATACCATGTACTTCACGATGAGTACCATTCGTAAACAGACAACGATTAAAGATACATTAAAAAATTGGCTTGCCTGTTATAGCGGGAATTTGATTGGTGGTATTATTTTTGCGTTATTAGTTGTAGGAACAGGGATATATGCAGTTACAGAAGATAGTCAGTTTTTAATGAAATATGCTGCTGCTAAAATGGACTTGAATATCTGGTATTTATTTTTCCGCGGCATCTTGTGTAATTTAATTGTTTGTCTAGCTGTTTGGATACCGATGAATATAAAAGGAGACGGCGCTAAAATCTTGGTGATGATGCTGTTAGTATTTGGTTTTGTTGCTTCTGGCTTTGAGCATAGTGTAGCAAATATGGTTACTTTTTCTTTAGCTTTAACAGCACCACATCCAGAAACGATAACTTTAGCAGGAGCTATTTATAATCTAATTCCTGTTACACTAGGAAATATTATCGGTGGTGGCTTCTTTGTCGGAGGAGTATACGCCTACCTAGCTTCTCCAGCTAAACAGAAATCAATCAACTTTACTGCTGATGAAAGAAAATTAGGTTAA
- the cas7c gene encoding type I-C CRISPR-associated protein Cas7/Csd2 codes for MTTLDHKIDFAVVLSVKNANPNGDPLNGNRPRQNYDGHGEISDVAIKRKIRNRFIDMGEKVFVQSNDYKVDHYKSLKERADAHPELNKASKAKDNETFAKLACEEWIDVRSFGQVFAFKGSDVSVGVRGPVSIHTAISVDPIDITSMQITKSVNSVTGDKKGSDTMGMKHRVDFGLYVFYGSINTQLAEKTGFTKEDAEKLKQALVHLFENDASSARPDGSMEVHHVYWWEHNSKLGQYSSAKVHRSIKIKSKAEAPKSYDDYSIAVDELDGLTVEVLDGK; via the coding sequence ATGACGACATTAGATCATAAAATTGATTTTGCGGTAGTATTATCAGTGAAGAATGCTAATCCGAATGGGGACCCATTAAACGGAAACCGACCAAGACAAAATTATGACGGGCATGGAGAAATATCGGATGTTGCGATTAAACGAAAGATTAGAAACCGTTTTATTGATATGGGAGAAAAGGTTTTTGTCCAATCAAATGATTATAAAGTAGATCATTATAAAAGCTTGAAAGAGCGTGCGGATGCTCATCCAGAACTTAATAAAGCTTCCAAAGCAAAAGATAATGAGACATTTGCCAAATTAGCTTGCGAAGAGTGGATTGATGTACGAAGCTTTGGGCAAGTCTTTGCTTTTAAAGGTTCTGATGTCTCAGTAGGTGTTCGGGGACCAGTATCTATTCATACAGCAATAAGTGTTGATCCGATTGATATTACAAGTATGCAAATTACCAAAAGTGTTAATTCAGTAACGGGTGATAAAAAAGGGTCGGATACAATGGGGATGAAACATCGAGTTGATTTTGGTTTATATGTATTTTACGGAAGTATTAATACACAACTAGCTGAGAAAACAGGTTTTACAAAAGAAGATGCTGAAAAATTGAAGCAAGCGCTCGTGCATTTATTTGAAAATGATGCTTCTTCTGCAAGACCGGACGGTAGTATGGAGGTTCATCATGTTTATTGGTGGGAACATAATTCAAAACTAGGTCAATATTCGTCTGCTAAAGTACATCGTTCCATTAAAATTAAATCGAAAGCGGAAGCGCCTAAAAGCTATGATGACTACTCCATTGCAGTAGATGAATTAGATGGTCTAACTGTAGAGGTATTAGATGGAAAATAA
- the cas1c gene encoding type I-C CRISPR-associated endonuclease Cas1c, translating into MRKLLNTLFITQPDVYLSLDGDNIVLLKEQKKVARLPLHNLESIVSFGYTGASPALMGYCAKRNISLVFLTINGNFLARVIGESKGNVVLRKKQYKLSEDENKSAIIARNFILGKIFNHKWMIERMTRDHTLRIDVETFKEVSKQLSNIMLEVRACQDLEILRGWEGQAAFNYNKLFDQMILQQKEDFFFTTRSRRPPLDNVNALLSFAYTLLANDMAQALETVGLDAYVGFLHRDRPGRASLALDMMEELRGIYADRFVLSLINKRAIRKEDFLLKENGSVIMTDEGRKKFLSAWQTKKQEKITHPYLGEKITWGLVSYSQSLLLARYLRDDLEEYPPFLWK; encoded by the coding sequence ATGAGGAAGCTTCTGAATACGCTGTTCATTACTCAACCTGATGTGTATTTATCTTTGGATGGCGACAATATTGTTTTATTAAAGGAGCAAAAGAAGGTAGCTAGGTTACCTCTTCATAACTTGGAATCTATCGTTTCATTTGGATATACGGGAGCAAGTCCGGCTTTAATGGGCTATTGTGCCAAACGAAATATTTCTTTGGTTTTTCTAACGATTAATGGCAACTTCCTTGCTAGGGTAATAGGGGAAAGCAAAGGGAATGTGGTATTAAGAAAAAAGCAATATAAACTATCTGAAGATGAAAATAAATCTGCTATTATAGCGCGCAACTTTATATTAGGAAAGATTTTTAACCATAAATGGATGATTGAAAGAATGACACGAGATCACACTTTACGAATTGATGTAGAAACGTTTAAAGAAGTATCAAAACAATTATCTAATATTATGCTAGAAGTAAGAGCTTGTCAAGATCTAGAAATTTTAAGGGGATGGGAAGGGCAAGCTGCATTTAATTATAATAAGTTGTTTGATCAGATGATACTTCAACAAAAAGAAGATTTTTTCTTTACCACTCGTTCTAGAAGGCCTCCATTGGATAATGTAAATGCATTATTGTCATTTGCTTATACCCTACTTGCGAATGATATGGCTCAAGCATTAGAAACAGTAGGCTTAGATGCATATGTCGGCTTTTTGCATCGTGATCGTCCAGGGAGAGCCTCGTTAGCTTTAGATATGATGGAGGAACTTAGAGGGATTTACGCAGATCGTTTTGTTCTTTCGTTAATTAATAAAAGGGCAATAAGAAAAGAAGATTTTCTGCTGAAAGAAAATGGTTCCGTAATAATGACGGATGAAGGAAGAAAAAAGTTTTTATCGGCATGGCAAACGAAGAAGCAAGAAAAGATTACACATCCATATTTAGGTGAAAAAATAACATGGGGATTGGTATCTTATTCCCAATCTTTATTATTAGCAAGATATTTACGAGATGATCTAGAAGAATATCCACCATTTTTATGGAAGTAG
- a CDS encoding HAD-IA family hydrolase: MNILWDFDGTLIDTYPSYTKCFKQILPDVSEQEIYNKLKKSFAHAIESFHMTDEQEKEVRHLVDRISPEDVTPFSGLEEVLQYAKVNVIMTHKDRKNVLRILNHHHLTGYFTDMVTSDDGFPRKPDSSSYTYLHQKYQLDLAIGDRNIDLIPAKGLGIKTCIFQNKQVDADYYLASYYDFFNVVTR; this comes from the coding sequence ATGAACATATTATGGGACTTTGATGGAACATTAATCGATACATATCCCAGCTATACCAAATGTTTTAAACAAATTTTACCAGATGTAAGTGAACAAGAAATATACAATAAATTAAAAAAATCATTTGCGCATGCAATTGAATCTTTTCATATGACAGATGAGCAAGAAAAGGAAGTACGCCATTTAGTTGACCGTATATCACCAGAAGATGTGACTCCTTTTTCCGGATTGGAAGAGGTACTGCAATATGCAAAGGTAAATGTAATTATGACACATAAAGATCGTAAAAATGTTTTACGCATCTTAAATCATCATCATTTAACCGGTTATTTTACGGATATGGTTACAAGCGATGATGGGTTTCCACGTAAACCGGATTCTTCCTCTTATACGTATTTACATCAAAAATATCAGCTTGATTTAGCAATAGGAGACCGTAACATTGATCTTATTCCTGCAAAGGGGTTAGGCATAAAAACCTGTATTTTTCAAAATAAGCAGGTCGATGCAGATTATTATTTGGCTAGCTACTATGATTTTTTTAATGTTGTAACCAGGTGA